One Plutella xylostella chromosome 31, ilPluXylo3.1, whole genome shotgun sequence genomic region harbors:
- the LOC105383418 gene encoding zinc finger protein ZFP2 has translation MDSTNERDRLACLKKILSNVLHKNRYCCLCFGSENNLSSMEENLFITNWEGSGVISLESILESVFGDEKVMSMLPTRLLCDSCRDNAVNSYIFVNNTRHSVELLDKYLKELSEKVASVENNINDTTNFDATYIVLNDTSRKKNSLSKINEKDEETGTKNIGEISNFHPKKLKVVKLYTCHYCDKKFIAKPGLSYHINKVHTKYYARKHNAVKQKGVKRYIRKYECPDCVSTDCEHKKYLNAYKVQRLAGEKLIKCPDCDYSCYLKTYLIAHANKIHLKTFNFKCEVCSKPLHSKMAYKIHKKNYHSNYESCQYCERKFMFTKNLKQHMETCKEVVRDYKCDVCLVSMESNEKLAAHKKKHIKEYPCNLCNKVLSTPGMLRIHKQMHQSNQRMKTKYNYSCHVCNKSFSALKEREEHIRTHGADETAQCIKCNIEFVNVRDYMKHLQSALHKGALPLRTRFECNYCNYNSSTEFSLEAHINRYHLKIAPYPCDECSKSFTNKLKLYGHKKTHEKTKTYKCDVCENYFCGPTSLKKHMRLHTGERPYACEFCSEKFVSVGVKNLHIQRKHNSKSISCPLCDRMFNTLTEMRSHFKRMHWKFKGEEFDVRKVEGLSEEHYDLFRDRRMLTLN, from the exons ATGGATTCTACAAATGAAAGGGACAGACTGGCGTGCCTCAAAAAAATACTATCAAACGTTCTTCATAAAAACCGATActgttgtttatgttttggaAGTGAAAATAACCTCTCTTCTATGGAAGAGAACTTATTCATCACTAATTGGGAAGGCAGCGGTgtgatttcattagaatcTATCCTGGAATCAGTGTTTGGAGACGAaaaa GTCATGTCAATGCTACCAACAAGGCTTCTATGCGACAGCTGCAGGGACAATGCAGTCAACTCTTACATATTCGTGAACAATACAAGACACTCAGTGGAACTCCTGGATAAATACCTTAAGGAACTATCAGAAAAAGTTGCTAGcgttgaaaataatattaatgacACCACAAATTTTGATGCCACATACATAGTGCTCAATGATACATCAAGAAAAAAGAATTCTCTGagcaaaataaatgaaaaagatGAAGAAACTGGAACCAAAAACATTGGAgaaatttcaaattttcacCCAAAGAAGCTAAAAGTAGTTAAACTTTACACTTGTCATTACTGTGATAAGAAATTTATTGCGAAGCCAGGTTTATCCTACCATATAAACAAAGTGCACACCAAATATTATGCCCGTAAACATAATGCGGTGAAGCAAAAAGGAGTTAAGAGATACATTCGAAAGTATGAGTGTCCTGACTGTGTTTCTACGGATTGTGAACACAAGAAGTATCTGAACGCATACAAAGTACAACGGTTAGCAGGTGAAAAACTTATCAAATGCCCAGATTGCGACTATAGCTGTTATctaaaaacatacctaatagCACATGCCAACAAGATCCATTTAAAGACATTCAATTTCAAATGTGAAGTGTGCAGCAAACCGCTGCATTCCAAAATGGCGtacaaaatacacaaaaaaaactatcattCGAACTACGAAAGCTGCCAGTACTGCGAACGGAAGTTTATGTTTACGAAGAATTTAAAACAACACATGGAAACATGCAAGGAGGTTGTAAGAGATTACAAATGTGACGTTTGTCTTGTGTCTATGGAAAGTAACGAGAAACTGGCAGCGCATAAAAAGAAACATATAAAGGAGTATCCATGCAATCTTTGCAATAAAGTTCTATCAACCCCAGGAATGCTACGTATTCACAAACAAATGCACCAGTCTAACCAACGAATGAAAACCAAATACAACTATTCCTGTCATGTTTgcaacaaaagtttttcagccTTGAAAGAAAGAGAAGAACACATAAGGACCCATGGGGCAGACGAAACGGCTCAGTGTATAAAGTGTAATATAGAATTTGTGAATGTTCGTGATTATATGAAACATTTGCAATCGGCACTACATAAAGGGGCGTTGCCTTTACGCACTAGATTTGAGTGTAACTATTGCAACTATAATAGTAGCACAGAGTTTTCATTGGAAGCTCATATCAATCGATATCATCTCAAG ATAGCCCCATACCCCTGTGACGAATGCAGCAAAAGTTTCACAAACAAACTGAAGCTATACGGACACAAGAAAACACACGAGAAAACTAAAACATACAAGTGCGATGTTTGTGAAAACTACTTCTGCGGGCCGACCTCTTTGAAGAAACACATGAGGTTGCATACAGGGGAAAGGCCTTATGCTTGTGAG TTTTGTTCGGAAAAGTTCGTGAGCGTCGGCGTAAAAAATCTCCACATCCAGAGAAAGCACAACAGCAAATCCATATCTTGTCCTTTATGTGACAGGATGTTCAATACTTTGACAGAGATGAGAAGCCACTTCAAGAGGATGCATTGGAAATTTAAAGGAGAGGAATTTGATGTGAGGAAAGTCGAGGGGTTGAGCGAAGAACATTATGACTTGTTTAGGGATAGACGGATGTTGactttaaactaa